A single genomic interval of Meleagris gallopavo isolate NT-WF06-2002-E0010 breed Aviagen turkey brand Nicholas breeding stock chromosome 6, Turkey_5.1, whole genome shotgun sequence harbors:
- the ACVR2B gene encoding activin receptor type-2B — MNQKVIALNFASGPGHGEAETRECIYYNANWELEKTNQSGVERCEGEKDKRLHCYASWRNNSGSIELVKKGCWLDDFNCYDRQECVATEENPQVFFCCCEGNYCNEKFTHLPEVTGPEVIYEPPPPTPSLLNILVYSLLPIAVLSVAILLAFWMYRHRKPPYGHVDINEDPGPPPPSPLVGLKPLQLLEIKARGRFGCVWKAQLMNDYVAVKIFPIQDKQSWQSEREIFNTPGMKHENLLQFIAAEKRGTNLETELWLITAFHDKGSLTDYLKGNIISWNELCHVAETMARGLSYLHEDVPWCKGEGHKPAIAHRDFKSKNVLLKNDLTAVLADFGLAVRFEPGKPPGDTHGQVGTRRYMAPEVLEGAINFQRDAFLRIDMYAMGLVLWELVSRCRAVDGPVDEYMLPFEEEIGQHPSLEDLQEVVVHKKMRPIFKDHWLKHPGLAQLCVTIEECWDHDAEARLSAGCVEERIAQIRKSVNGTTSDCLVSIVTSVTNVDLPPKESSI, encoded by the exons ATGAACCAGAAGGTGATA GCTTTGAATTTTGCTTCAGGACCAGGTCACGGGGAGGCAGAGACGAGGGAATGTATTTACTACAATGCCAACTGGGAGCTGGAGAAGACCAACCAGAGCGGCGTGGAGCGCTGCGAGGGGGAGAAGGACAAGCGGCTCCACTGCTACGCCTCTTGGAGAAACAACTCGGGATCCATCGAGCTGGTGAAGAAAGGCTGCTGGTTAGATGACTTCAACTGTTATGACAG GCAGGAGTGCGTAGCCACAGAAGAAAACCCTCAagtgtttttctgctgctgcgAGGGCAACTACTGCAATGAGAAATTCACCCACTTGCCTGAAGTAACCGGCCCAGAAG TCATATATGAGCCGCCACCACCAACGCCCTCCCTGCTTAACATCCTGGTGTACTCTCTGCTGCCCATTGCTGTCCTGTCAGTGGCCATCCTCCTGGCCTTCTGGATGTATCGGCACCGCAAGCCTCCCTACGGGCACGTTGACATCAATGAG GACCCCGGCCCACCACCTCCTTCTCCCCTGGTTGGCCTAAAACCTCTACAGCTCCTGGAGATCAAAGCCAGGGGACGCTTCGGCTGCGTGTGGAAGGCTCAGCTGATGAATGACTACGTAGCAGTGAAAATCTTCCCAATTCAG GATAAGCAATCTTGGCAGAGTGAGAGGGAGATTTTCAATACTCCTGGCATGAAGCATGAAAACCTTTTGCAATTTATCGCAGCAGAGAAAAGAGGGACAAACCTAGAGACAGAGCTCTGGCTGATCACAGCGTTCCATGACAAG GGCTCTCTCACGGATTATCTGAAGGGCAATATCATCAGCTGGAACGAGCTCTGCCATGTTGCAGAAACCATGGCCCGTGGCTTGTCTTACCTCCATGAGGACGTCCCGTGGTGCAAGGGTGAAGGACACAAACCTGCTATAGCACACAG GGACTTCAAGAGTAAAAACGTCTTGCTGAAGAACGACTTAACGGCAGTGCTAGCTGATTTTGGTCTTGCTGTACGGTTTGAACCTGGAAAACCTCCAGGGGACACTCATGGACAG gtGGGAACAAGGAGGTATATGGCTCCTGAAGTGTTAGAGGGAGCAATCAACTTCCAACGGGATGCTTTCCTGAGAATAGACATGTACGCAATGGGACTGGTATTATGGGAGTTAGTCTCCAGATGTAGAGCAGTTGATG GTCCAGTGGATGAATACATGCTGccttttgaagaagaaataggTCAGCACCCATCCCTCGAGGACCTGCAAGAAGTGGTGGTTCACAAGAAGATGCGCCCCATCTTCAAGGATCATTGGCTGAAACACCCT GGCTTGGCGCAGCTCTGCGTGACCATCGAAGAGTGCTGGGACCACGACGCAGAGGCTCGGCTCTCGGCAGGCTGTGTCGAGGAGCGCATTGCTCAGATCCGCAAATCCGTAAACGGCACTACCTCGGACTGCCTTGTCTCCATCGTGACGTCCGTCACCAACGTGGACTTGCCGCCCAAAGAGTCCAGTATCTAA